The DNA sequence ctctctgtctcttcttCTCTCATTCTCGTTTGCACAAGCACAGATTCAACTGGacttttgagcaaattgaacacCTCTCCTCCATCGGCGCTTGGCGTGGAGAACGACCAAACCCTTTGGTGGACAGACGGCGGCTACCACCataaccacaacaacaactttcAATAGCTATACTATGTGAAGCTAGAGTCAGGTACCTTCGCCTTCTTTGCTCGACTTGCATGTTGGAAATGGCTCTTGTTTTAGATGGCGAACATGGTGTTTCTGTGATGTGAGCTTGGTTTTTTGCTTGTCCGTTGGATGTTGTATGGTGTGGTCAGCTGGGAGAGGGAGACCAAGATCATGGAGGTAAtcattatgatgatgatgatgatgatgatatgcTTGATGAAGTGGTAATCATCTCTGGTGTTGCCTCCTATGCACATGAATGTGCCAAAATGTAGCGGTTCTTGGATGGTCTGCCTAAGTGGGGAAAACATTTCAGACTCCGTCAACCGAGTGGGAGGGATATAGAGTGCTTCCACATTCTTCCCAAATGTGTTGGAGACACCACTTCGAAAGTGATAATGGACGCGTAGAAGTCAAAGCAGAGCAACGacttcatcaacatcaacatgaATCCCATCCCTGAGGAATCCATCTCCAGCTTGGGATCAAGATCCGAGGGCAGAGCTTGGCGGCACAATGTCAAAAGTGAATCGTCGTCGCCCTCGCCCAGTTCGTCATCTTCCAGATCATCGACTTCGGGCGGATCTGGCTCCGGATATGAGTCTGATTGGGAGAGGGAAGTCTCTGAGGACGGGAGTGTGTTCTTAGTGGTGCCAAGTTTACCCCAGGAGACTCCGGAATTGCTTGAAGAGGTCAACGGCACCTGGTCCAAAGATCCTGTTGACAAGTCCgtcaagaaaacaggaaagTTGTCTCGCCTTGTTCGAAGACGTGAGAGTAAACGAGATCGCTCAGTGTTTCCAAATCAGGATAGCCCCAAAAGGATTGCCAATCAGGCTCAGTTGCATCACGAATCCAGCGACAATGATAGCAGCACCTATTATGGCCAACTCAAGACATTTGAATCCGTCTTTGAAGGATCCAATCCCGTGGAAATGCACGAGGTCACTCTTCGAATCAAAGGTCGGAAATCCGTCCAACCCGGTCAAAGCTTGATGGAAAACATGATGGGCATCATCCCGGTCCGACATGGACTGGAACCGCAACATTTGAATAACGTGGTGGTGGCCGGGTATCTCACAGATGGGCCGGCAATTAAAATCAGTGACAAGCTACAAATTGGAGACATCATTCGTCTTGTGGATGGTCAACAAATCAACCTGTCTACCATTGAGCAAATGCTCTCAACGTATAGTTCGTCGACCAAGATCAAGATGACCATTCAAAGGCCGACTCGAATATATCCGACGGATAACTCGAGTTCACTGGACGACTCGAGCACGGAAAACTATCAAGCACCCGCGAACATTTCTAATCTTTTTGATGGCAACGCCCCATCTCCCGGTGAGGTTGAAGGCATCTTGAAAAAGTTACCTTTTGTGGGTCTGTATCTTACCCGGACTGGGATCACAGAGACATCGCCAGAGATGGCCGATGTGTTATTCCAGTTTCCATTAAACTTGGTTGGAGACCATTCTGCTCGACTCATCAAGGCCCGTGGCATGTTCGTCACTCTATGCCAAGCTTTGCCCGATGTAACGAACTCCAAACCGATCGTCTCAACGGTCGTTCTTAATGATCACCTCGTCCACATTGGCTTCGCTGAGGAACGCGAAGACACTCTCCTTTTGGCATTTCCGGCCACAAAGTGTTCGTCCAAGATCGTGTGTCAGATTGTCAGAGATGTCGTGCGGCTCCTCCGCCTTCGATATCAAACCCTTGCCAATGCATTTAATCCGAAAAACCACTCCGAGATCAATCAGTTCTTCGCTGTCCTCTTCTTGGACGAGCTTCTGAACCTCAGTGCCCTCAGTCGGTCCTCTTTGGATTTGTCCACCCTGTTCCGGTCCCACGAGGCTAAATTTGATCAGAATCTACCGGCTTCACAATGGTTGTATCTGCCGGAGGAAATCAAGTTTCAAGTGGACGATGCCATGAACCAGTTTGAGTCCAGTGATTTCCAAGACTTTAACGATGAGTTCTATGACCTCCCAAGAGAGTTTAACATCGTGGGGTCTTGCCTGTTCCATAGAGGACACCTTCTCGCTTCTCATATGCCTCGTGATGATATGGTGGATATCCTGCTTTGGTGTCGGTTCAAAAAGCTTCTGGGACTGACCCAATTGAGCCGTGTGCATCAACTGGTCGCTTGGCATGAAGTTTTCGTCACTCGAGAAAGCTTTAGAACCACCAAACTTCTTGGGTAAGGAAGCCATGACCCGAGGGAGTTCAGTTAATTCACCATTACTATATCCAAGTtcgatttgaaaatttcagaCCCCTTGATTATGATGAATCTATGCAACGTACTTTCTTATTGGTGGTTGGTCTCGGTCACCAACTCCTAGGCGCCGTTTTCTCCATTGGAGGTTGCTCAGGCGATCCCATTGGACCAGTCAAGCCTGATCCATTCTATGTGGATCAAGCCATGAACACGCTGGATCATTTGGAGGACATGGGTATTCCAATGGTCTGCGACAGATGGTTGACTTTGCCAGCTAATCCAGAGATCGTAGATGTGGATCATCTCTATGAGAAGGCTATCACTTCCAAAAGACTCGACGCTCATGCTTTGAGTGGAGCATCAACCAGTGCCAAGCATCTGCCAGACAAGGGTAATTGAATCAATCTCCCTACGTTCGATTCGTGGGATAACGTCTCAAATAAACTTTTAACAAATTAACTTAGGCATTGTATTGCGGAAAACCCGGAGCGTGGACTATTCTTTGGCCAGTTCACCCACTGAGTCGGACGAGCTAAGTTTGAATCGAAGCGAAAACAGCGAGCAAAGCGAAGAGCTTCAAACTGAATTTCGAGAAGATTCCAAAGCCAGTGTAAGTTGGAATGGTAAATTCATAACGAAATTCAATTGTTACTCACATTGCATCGGACACGTATTTCAGGACCCCTCAAAATCGGAAGAGGGCAGTTCAGTGTGGGAGCTTCATCGAAGTGGTCAGAGGTCTCACAAGAATTTCTCAGGAGACCTCCCTCAAGGTTGGTATTGACGAATACAAATGGAAACGAAAAAGGAGCCTTAGATGCAATTCAATATCTATTTCAGATTCCTCTTTGAACGATTCTGTTGGCTCAGATGAGTTCGTCCGCTATCAAGTATCTCAATTGACCCTCAGCCCTGAAAACACACTATTTCATTACATTCACCTGGAAGTTGGGCAAGGTGTATATCTAGCCCCCCTATCTCCCCCCAAATCTCCGCTGCATTCTGCCCTAATTGAAAACTTCCGCGCCACGTGTCAAATTATTCACTCCACGTTCCAAGTGAGCCTCAAATCTCGTGAGATGGTTCGGACGTTGAAGACATCCCCAAAGCCGTGGCTCAACCGATCTTTGGTGGCTGTCAAAGAGCAAGCTCTCTTGTTCCATTGGACCCCGGACCCAGTCACGGAGACCAAGCCACCGGCCAAGAACATGCCCGTGTTATCGTATTGGGTGTGTGGGAGACTGTTCCTGGGGGCAAATCCGAGAGAGTGCTACATTTGCTATCACGAATCTGCCCCTCAAGATATGATTGAATTGGCATTTCGCTTAGCACATGGCATCCACGTTTGACAATCAAAACTATTTACCTGTGATATCCTTGGGTTCTCAAACAAGCTCTTGTTAATACAAGGGTGGaccattgacattgaaaatgcaaataaaatgattctttgaCAAATACAAGAAAGCTTAGGTGGACAGACCCTCTCTGCCGTAGACATTTGCCATCCAAATCTACTTCACCGCGTAATTGTTTGGACCTTTCATTCTACCACCAATTAAATTATATAAATTAAAATTCCCCATTGTTTAAATCATAAGGTAAAACGATCAAACGGACATGCCCCTAAAATCGATACGAATCTTTATTGGCCTCATACGATGTGTAtacgaaaaatggtttacgttcATTGTGCTTTCTCTGTCATTGTGAGCTAGCCTGTAATGAATAAAGGGCCAATTGTTCCATATTGAATTATGATGCAATTGAGCCGCTTTGGGCAAAATCTATTCCAATCTTATTATAAATTGGTGTTCCGCGAAACacaaattttgattaaaacttgacgaagtctgacttaaaagatgatCAGATCAACCCATGCATATTACCTACGAATGTAATAGGGAAGTACATTGAAATATGAACGAGCCCAAAAacgaagagatgtggacttcattgttcgaactaacctggattctcgagggcttgaaggtcatatcaaaacgcacgttaagcctctacgtcAATTACAATTGACAAATTGACTTgctgaaatcaatttcaaataactATATTTTCAAACTGAATGCCTGTCAAAAAATGGGTATATGCTGCTATATAGCGGGTTTGTCCAAAAGATTGATTCAAGCCTTGATTAGCCTTCGAACTCCAAAACAACCGGACCACAACGGTTCAAAGTTTCTCCTCCCCTCTCTTTCAGATTTTGATACCTGTTTTGTACCTtacctttttcactttctctttgaaaaaggaaagctTTATGGATTAAGTCGACTCAGAATGTTtgtattttttcatcaaaatctcaattttcaatcatttatAGCCAAGTAAGTCGGGAAACCTCAAGATTTTGTAGCTATCACAAAGCATCTAAAGATCATTGCAAGAGAGAGAATGTCTCAGAAATGacggcattgaaaaaaatgccgagGGTAGAATAATCTTCAGAAATGTAAGCTCTCTTGAAATGTAATCGGAATTTCAATGAATATGACCGGATAATCGCTTTATCGGTAAACACAACTTCGATTTTAGTCTTTTATTGCTAGGGGAGCCAGTGCTAAAATCTCGTCATACTCCTCACAACGGTGCATGTTGCAATATTGAGTACATACAGTAATCATCAGTTGGACATTCATGCACAGTCCCCTATCGCCCACCCATGCAAAACATTTCACTCACTCCACGGCCGCATCAGAACATCGAAGAATGTCGCTCAAAATTGCCACATTTAACGTCCACTGTTGGATGGACGCTGGTCACGTGGATAATGTGGAGAGGATAGCCGCACTCATTCAAGTAAGAATTGTTTAACCTCGCCGAATCGTAACTCTGAATATGAGTATTTGCAGAAGTATGACCCGGACATTTTATGCCTACAAGAATGTACAAAAGACAAGGTGTACAGATTCCTACGGAAGTTGCCGGAGAAATTTTATTGCAGTCACATCTTCAGCTCTGCATGTCATATTTTTAGCAAACATCATATTGAGCAGGATACCAAGCAtatcaacctcaaaaaagtGGGAGCTCGCTTTGTCATTGGCAAAGTGAGAATACCATCCATATTAGCTCCAATCTACATCACCAATGTTCATTTAAGTATAACCAACTTTTGAGTTCCGTCTAAGGTTACAAGGGAGACTTTTTATCGGCTAAGTTTCCAGATCACCGAGAAGAGCCTAGACGTTTGAAAGAGATGGAGTTTCTTCAGAAGAAAATTTTTGACACAATCCAGGACTCAGAGTTCAAAATATTGTGTGGAGACTTTAATGCCCTCACTCAAGAAGATTACACCACTAAGGAATTTAAAGAAATTTCCTTCATCCGAGATCGAAACTCATGGGAGTCACCGCAGATGAAAGTAACCAAAATGGTAAGAAGAAAGAGCTAAAGGTCAACTTTAGGCGTATCAAGTAGTCTCACAAAATGATTGGAATTCTAGGTAAAGGACTTGGGATTCACGGATTCTTGGGAGAGGGCTGGAAAACCGGCCCCTGTGAAAACTTGTCGGTTTAGTACCAGAATCGACTAtgtatttgtttcaaaacaattggaaaaacTGCTCAAACTTGTGGAAGTGTGTCATGTAGACGACTCGGCGTCCGACCATAACATGGTCGTTGCTAATCTTACCTTTAAGCAATTAAAAGATTAACTTAATCTGACACGTGTACTTCATTCGAAATTGTAGGCTTCACTTTACAACAGATGTGTATTGAGGCAATTACTTCCAGGATTCTATAAAAGtacgtttcattcaaaagaaagaaaagagaagacaATTGAGGAGTCTGGCTTATCGCAAACGTTAATATATTTAACAGTTATTCCTCAATTCTCAATTGTGAGGCATTGCTTCtctttgaagagaaaggcatcAGGTTTCTCAAAAGCCCTTTTTGACGCATTTTCAGCCCTAGATTTGGCTGAAATATTCATCTAACAGACATCTCCCTAAACATTATGTAGAACAGGCAACAAATCAGTCATTAGAGTATGTTTAGAATTtgtttttacttcaaattgaTGCATTCAGACCGGGCTTGGCTTTGTATATCCGATAAGGTTCGAAGTTTAGTGAGGAATTCTACGGCTTGTCCTATTTTCTTGTTGGCTTGTTTGGGGACTACTGCTCTGAGGTAACGAAGCagcaaatgcaaatatttggtttgaatGTTACTAACAGCATTATAATTTTGGAGCTTCTTCATACTCGGGTCAAAGATGAGGATATAACCCATCAGGGTCTGAAGAATTGGATCACAAGGCCCTTGGGCAAACAAACGGCTCCACTCTTGCATGTCGGTCATGATGCTATCCTCAACGTGTTTACTTTCAGTGTCATTGGACAAAAGGCAAAGAGGGGTTGTATTGTTTGGTTTGATGTAATCTTCGGGATGGTCAGAAATGCTGAAGCCTTTAAACATGGCGGCCACGTCTTGGCAAGATTCATCTTCATTGGCACGTTCTTTTAAGTGATCTCGATAAAGGCGAGAATACTTGACAACGTCTTGAACATTCAAATATTGGACACATCGGCAAAACGTGAAGATTAAATCGTTGTTCTTGTTCACTAATTCCTCCTGATCCTCTTTACACAGTCCATTCATATCGGGATGGGTAAACCAAAATTTTTGTAAAGATAGCTCCATTTCAATCATGCCCTCGTAAAAATTAGCCTTTTTCATCAAAGGATTGCTGTCTACAGAAACATCTAAAAAAATTATGGAAACAATCGAGGCAAAGTAAATTGGGTGCTTGGCATAGAAATCGGTGATGACATGGCACCAATTCTCCCAAGCATGAGTGTAAAACCCTCGGATGTAGCACTCTTCGTCCACggtccatttgggctccaaggATTGTGGAACTCCATGAGATGGTACGACcactttgcttttggcagtGGAACTCTTCAGCGCACGTTTAGGCCTATCTTCGGTATCCACCCAGGCAATTCGCATCCCACTCTGCAAGCACTTTTGAAAGCGACAAAAACGGCAACTTTTCCACGATTTAGAATTAATGGCACATTGTTTCTCTTTGGCACATCTAAAATCTGCGTAAGATTTTCCAAGCACAGACCTTCGAAAAAAGGCCCGACAGCTGACGCAAACCTGTCCTCCATAGTAACAATGTTTCCCAGCAACATTTCCACAAACTAAGCACGTTAATTGAACCTCGATGGATTTTTGGGGTTCAACAAGTGAACATTTTTCCACGGGTACATTGATAGTTGGGGACGTCTCTGAAGTGCCACTAGTAGGACTACTGATCAGCTCAACACTTGGTTCACTgagcaattgttcaaaatcagaACAGGATCCTGATTGAGAATCGCCAGACACAAAGTTAAACATGTCTGTCACATCCAACACAGGCGGATCAGATGATTGTTGGAGGTCCCAAGATAActcttgaaatatttcttgaaTTATTAGGTCCTCATGAGAATCCATGCTGGACTTAAAACCGACACATTGCGCCATGATCCTAGCAAAAGAATTATACGCTTCTTCAGCAACTAGCCTCTNNNNNNNNNNNNNNNNNNNNNNNNNNNNNNCCTAGCAAAAGAATTATACGCTTCTTCAGCAACTAGCCTCTGGTTGTCAACGGTTGAGTCATTTACTAAATGACTCTGACCCAAACGTACTTTGTAAAGGGCCCTGACAAGAGAAGAGATATGGGATCAGGgttggcaatttcttttccgatCGTTACGGACACCTTTAGTCAGTCTAAGAATGGATTGGAGATagttcaaatgcaaaaacaacAGCACTGGATTAAGAATGAAAGAAGGTCCAAACGGTCCAAACAAACAATGAGGTTGgaatgaagccttaaagaaaaTAAGTTGCATTTTTGTCTGAGAGTGAccaagttatttttttcttcttttaacAAGTAATGCGTCGATAGGCGAAATATGATATCATTATGAAAATCATTAAGAATCTTATAGCCACCATAAAGATGAATAAGAATTACAAAGCCGTCATTCAATACTATTAAAGATTGCACTCACTTCCAGTGGTAACgcagaaaaaggaaatttcAATCACAGTTCCAATGAATTGTTATTGCAATGAATTACATTTTAATCAATGCAAGCGAGTTGTTGCCGCTAAAAGtttgaatgacattttcatcttttaggCAAAGGAAGTTTTGGTGGATCCATATCAACGTTCTACATATATCAAAGACATGGTTCACATTCTAGAtagagaaaggaaaaaattgtgaaactgGCCCAACAATGATACATCTATTTGAGTGTAAATGCATTACAACTGCAATCATGGTTAATTGCAATTCCGCTCCATTCAATAGTAATCGATTATGTTTAAACTTCTTACCGGATTTGTGATGGTTTATATTCCAACTCAAAGTAATTAATCAGATCTAGCTGACACGAGTCTAGCACCAACCAATCAATGACAAAACCAATATATAATATGATTCCTTTGGCTCCCTTTTTAAAAATAAAGAATTGCGAAGGAAAAGCGTCAATGctatttgttttttgtttcactcgtacaaaaatggacaacagATTCCCGACCTGAAATGCGTAGAATGTCTTTCTGGAAGCGTACACCATGACCCATTCATGGAGCCTTTTGATTCGAATGATGAATCTACTAGTTGTGTGAATTGACTGGAATGCTTGATCTTCTACGCCTTACTTCTTTCGACTCCAGTTACCTGTAAATCTTTAGCTCATTGCACTATTAATCTCAAGAAGTGAGTTACTTTTAAAGTGTCACCAGGACCACGACTTACTAAACAAAGAGCCCGAATTTGTAAATGAATATCTCCAAAGTCATTCTCTCAATTTGATGAACTAACGGTAAAGTGAGTCCAGTCCGTTTATAACGTTTTCCTCGTTGTCCCAAGTATAAGTTGTTTAAACATCCCGCCGTTTTCAGATTTTTATCTAGGCAATTGAGGTCACCTCAGAAAGCTTCTGAGGCCGTTACAGCCAACATGTCAAGTACTCGAAGTTTGTCAATTGGCACCTACAATGTTCATATGTGGACGGATGAAAACTGTCAAGATAATCTCGAGAGAGTCCAGGACATAATCAAAGTAATTTAAAACGTAACAACGGCAAAGGTTGATTGGGCTGTGCAATAAATCCATTTTTAATTCCAGATCCATGCTCCGGATGTTTTGTGCCTACAGGAGTCTACTAAGCCTGAGCATGATCAATTCAGCCGTAAAATGGAGTTCATGTACCCTCACAGTATTTGGCAGTTCTGCACAGCCATATTCAGCAAGTTCCCACTTGAAAAGACTTTGGAGCGTTTCAAGGATCATTACGTGATAGGAAAGGTGATGGTTCCACATTTGGATACGCCCATCTACATCACTTGCCTACATCTCAGTAAGCCATTCTCCTCCGGCTCCGTCACATTGAGTTTCCCAATCTATCAAATCCCATTGCTTCCAATTTCAGATCACAGGTCAGAACAATTTCGTCTGGCCCAAATCGACCACATTCACAAAACTTGTGAGACATACTTAAAAGATCAGAACCCCCTCATCTGGACCGGCGATTTCAATGCCCTCAGCCGAGATGAATATACTGAGTCTCATTGGGCAGAGCTGTCCGAGACCAGGCGGAAGAATGCTTGGGAATCACCTCATGTAGATGTCACAAACAAGGTAtcagcttcaatttgaaactctTCCTAGCTTTGGCTTCACTAGCTTCAATCAAGCCTTAATTCCAGATCAAGTCATTGGGATTCCATGATCTTTGGATGAAAGCGGGTGAGCCCAAGCCTGTAGGGACTTGCCGATTTGGCACCCGCATTGATTACGTCTACGCTTCGCCAGGGTGGATGAATCTGTTCCAATTAGTTTCTGTGGATCACGTGGACAGCACGGCTAGTGATCATAGAATGGTGATGGCCAAGTTCACCTTCTAAAGCCGTGAAATCCAATTCCAACCCAATGGACATCAATGCCTTCATTGACTTACTTACTCTTTCCGAGTTCATTACTTACGGCATTTCCGgcatttcaatgtcttgaggGTGACCAAATATCAGTATTGGAATGACTATCGAAATAGTATTGATGATATTATCGACACAAAGCAATTGATTTGTGATGCTGAAGTGTTTTGTAGACTAATTTTCTATAACCCACTAATCTGTTATGATCATGAACTGGCCCAATAAATGAttgtgtttgattttgaattgtaGTCAAAGACAAATCAGTCACCCTGAGATTGGAATGTCTgaattcaaaaaaagaaagaaacaagatGTGACgttcaacaataataataaaccCAAAACTCTGTTTAACATTGGTAAGGAATCTAATCTTATTGAGAACTTGTTTATAACACTATGCCTTCTACAATATGACTTTATATGCCTTTTAGTTTTGGCTCCGCGAAGATGGATACTTGGAAAACACCTCAAATTTCTCGGGTTCGCCCCATAGTGCGTGTTCTCAATTTAGACGGAGCCTCGCCCTACGCACCGTTGGAGGAGGGACCATTGGGCACGCCCAGTCCTTTGGTATTTGAGGGTGGAGATTCCGTCAAACCTGGAGGCATGGAACGCAAAATGGAGCTTCTACAGACACAAGTGCAATCTTTGACACGTaagagtcttttttttttaaacaatacATAAAGTTACAGTAATTGTAGTAACTAAAAAAATCCGTGTCTCCCAAATTATCATCATAATAACGTAATGACATTAATGTTGGGCCACTATCATTGATCTGCTAGAAATGTTGGAGACACGTTTGGGTCCCTCTGATCCATCGAGTTTGATGGTGGAAAATGAGCGATTATCCCGAGAAAATGCCGACTTGCGAAGAAACATTAGGGAGTCGGATGATCGTTTGACCAAGTTGCAGGAGAGTGTGGTTCAATTGCAAGAGGAATATCAGGATGAATCCGAAGAACTCTTGGCACAAGTCTCAGAGCTCACAACAGCCTGGCAAGACGAGAAGTTGGAACGACTGAAGGTCCAACAAGTGCAAGATAAACTTATTCGAGGGAAACAGGTCAGTTGGCTTCGACACTGATGAAGTGGGCCGGTGAAGAGGTATAATTCTTACTTGATTCATCAGGGTTTGGAGGCGTACTTGAATACCTTGCCGTCCCAAGAGGAACACGATTCACTCAAAGCCACATTGAAGGCTCAAGAGGATTTGTGTCAAACGCTGAAGGGACAGCTGAGCAAGGCGCAAATTGATACGTCGGCTCTTCGCCAATCATTGGCAGGAACTGAAACAACCATATCATCATTAGAGAGTAAAGTAAGTCGGGACTCTTTTTCAGGAAAATCAAACTCGATATCTGTAATGATGAgatatgttttgtttttttttcagttggaagataatgaaatattggtcaaGAGCCTGCAGCAACAAGTGAGCAAAACTGAAGAACGGCGAAAGTGTGCCACCAATATGGATCAGTCGCGATTTGAAACGGCTCTGGAGGAATTGGACGACTTGAAGTCCGAGAACCTGAACCTCAAGCGATACGTAAAGATTCTCCAAAACCGCCACAAACGCGAGTTGACTAAAGTACAAACATCTCTGACCGAGATGAGCAAgaattttgaagccaaaaccAAAGAATCCGTCTCACTAGCCGACAAACTTAGGGACGAGACAAAAACTGCGAAGTATTTGCGGGAGTGTCTGACCAACACCAAAGCCAAGGTGATCGCTTTGGAAGCGAAAAGTGGAGCATTGGCTTCGGAACTCGATACAGCCCGATCCCAAGAATCCTATGCCAAAGAGCAGAACCGATTGATCAAAGTGATTCATAGAGAAATCTGTGACTGTGTCAAAGATCTTCGCATTTTGGGCTCCGTCACTAATCAAATTCTAGACGGAGATGATCCCAATGTTTCCATTCTGTTGGGAATCAAAGACTTGGACCAAAGCTCACCTTTGGGAAGCCTGTCTGATTTATCTACAGCTCAATCTGTAGACTTTCTTCGatcacaaatcaaatcattaaGGGACGTGCGGCGAGAAGTTCAAGAAATCAGAGGGAAAATATCGGATAAATATGCGGAGAATATTGGATCAAACATGACCAGTTGTATTACGCAATAGCAACAACAGTtatctttttttatatttacaTTCTCTATTTTTGGAATGAACGTGTCTATCTTGAAATATACCCATCTGAATCTCAAGAGAAAGctttgtcctttttccaaggcctttctttgcatgacctaaaaacaaaattgggataaaaaaaagaccGTTTCACATAATTCATATCGAGCATTTAAAGCTCAGAGCAGATGGTCGTGATGGCAACTCCAGATGTTGCTATGGATCGAATCACTGCCCAAACCAGTGGTTGTCACTCAAAAAAAGCTCAGAGAGAAAAATTTCAATTACTGGAgacctctttctctcttttaaCGGGTTCCGTTTTGCCCTCTAGTTGAGTTGTTTTCACGTCCTCCTAGTCATGTGGTGGAATTCAATTGTCTTCATTCTTGTGGCTCTTCGTTCCTCCAATTCGATTGAAGGTAGTCTTAATCTTACGTGTGATTGATCTGCTTCAAGAAAATTGCAATTCTGTACGGTAGGTTCTGAACTTAACATGGCTCTCCTGGACGAGATGGAGAGGAACCCGTTGTCAAAGAATCCGTTTTTCGCCACCATCATGGGTGGTCAATTCACGGATAATGGCCAAGAAGGTATTGAACCAGGTAATATGGTAGTCTAGCAGGATTCTTCTTGCCAAGGACATTTTCCTGAAGGCTATTCTTGCCTGCCCATAGCTTCGAGTGGATATTTTTGCAAGATGCTTGGCAATTTGGAGTGTTCTGACTTCTCGATGCAATGTGAAGGTCGTGGAGTCATTGACTGCACTGGCCAATGTCCTGGAGGTAAATGTCAAAAACGTGGTCATACCGAACAGTGGGTGTCTTAAAGAATATGTTTTGATGCTTTTCAGATTTATCTGTTCTGGAGGATATGTTCCAAAAACTGGAGAGTGCTGAATTCATGGCAGATTATCCTCTAATGGCAGAAA is a window from the Tigriopus californicus strain San Diego chromosome 2, Tcal_SD_v2.1, whole genome shotgun sequence genome containing:
- the LOC131877023 gene encoding centrosomal protein of 85 kDa-like, with product MDTWKTPQISRVRPIVRVLNLDGASPYAPLEEGPLGTPSPLVFEGGDSVKPGGMERKMELLQTQVQSLTQMLETRLGPSDPSSLMVENERLSRENADLRRNIRESDDRLTKLQESVVQLQEEYQDESEELLAQVSELTTAWQDEKLERLKVQQVQDKLIRGKQGLEAYLNTLPSQEEHDSLKATLKAQEDLCQTLKGQLSKAQIDTSALRQSLAGTETTISSLESKLEDNEILVKSLQQQVSKTEERRKCATNMDQSRFETALEELDDLKSENLNLKRYVKILQNRHKRELTKVQTSLTEMSKNFEAKTKESVSLADKLRDETKTAKYLRECLTNTKAKVIALEAKSGALASELDTARSQESYAKEQNRLIKVIHREICDCVKDLRILGSVTNQILDGDDPNVSILLGIKDLDQSSPLGSLSDLSTAQSVDFLRSQIKSLRDVRREVQEIRGKISDKYAENIGSNMTSCITQ